The nucleotide sequence TAAAACCTCCGAGCAATGAAGGACATGAAACAGTGTTACCACAATTCTACTCAGATATGTTCGGATGGGAAGATCTTGCAAGGAATGTTTCTGATGTTTATCAATCACTTCCTGAAAAAGAAAGAAAAAACACGGTTGTTTATTGCGGCAATTACGGTGAGGCTGGTGCAATTGAATATTACAGCAAAAAATATCCGCTGCCGGAAGTAATTTGTCCGCATAACAACTACTGGTATTGGTGGACTGATGATAATATAAATACAACAATTATAATAATCGGCGGGGAACTTGAGGAACATCTTGAAGCTTTAGAAGAAGTTTATAAAGCAGGTTTTCATCAAACAAAATTTGCAATGCCATACGAAAATAGTTTACCTATTTATATCGGGAGAAGATTGAAGATATCATTGGAAGAAATACGACGAAGTGATAAAATATTTATATGACTAAACCTCATTATCATCTTTCAGCAATTCTGCTTGCACTGCTTGTTACATTTCTCTGGTCAACCTCATTCGTTATAATAAAGATCGGACTTGTTGAAATTCCGCCACTAACTTTTGCAGGACTGAGGTACACAATTGCGTTTATATGTCTTCTTCCATTTGCATTTACAAAAACCAATTCATCAATAATTAAAAAGTTAAATAAAAAAGATTGGTGGAAGCTTATTTTACTTGGGTTTTTATTTTATGCATTTACTCAGGGAACACAGTTTATCGGACTTTCACTTCTTCCCGCAGTTACTGTGAGTTTGTGGTTGAACTTCACGCCTCTCATCGTTGCATTTATGGCAATTCTTTTTCTAAATGAGTTTCCAACAAAACTCCAGTGGATTGGGGTTTTGATTTTCATCATTGGAATCTTCACATATTTCTTTCCGGTTGAATTAAATCAAAATCAGACTACAGGATTAATTGTTATGACAATCGGTGTGTTTGCCAATGCTGCTTCTGCTGTTCTCGGAAGAAATATTAATCGTGAGAATAAATTAAATCCACTCGTTGTAACAGTAGTCAGTATGGGAATTGGTTCAATAATTCTGCTGATAACCGGATTAACGATTCAGGGAATTCCATCCATAAGTTTTCAAAACCTTTTATTCCTTCTTTGGCTTGCCATTGTGAATACAGCTCTCGCTTTTACAATCTGGAACTTTACACTTCGTACTCTATCAGCAATGGAATCAAGCATTATTAACGGCACAATGTTAATACAAATTGCTGTTCTCGCCTGGCTATTTCTTGATGAATTTATTTCATTAAAGGAAGGAATCGGAATGCTGATGGCTGCTGCTGGTGTATTGCTTGTTCAGTTAAGAATCAGAAATAAAAAACCCCCATCGGTTTGAGATGAGGGTTTACATTTACAAATAATATTTTATCATTTAAAACGATTGTCCTGAACTTCTTTATTATAATACCATTGAACATCAACATAAGCCGGATCCCCAGGTCCTGAACCACCACCACGGTTTACAATTAAGAATTTCGAATAATGATCATCATCATCATATAAAAAAACATAATTGTCTTCGGACTTGTCAACGTTATTTGCCCAGGTTTCCGTATTTCTAAGAGGTGAATCCGATCCGTCTAATAGATTAGTTCCCGGGCCAACCAGGAAATCTGTTTCTTTAATTAAACCGGCAAAATGAGAACTTCGAATTAAGTGGGATGAACCAGTAGCATCGCTATAATAGTAAATATCTACAAGATTACTTGAGTCACTACTAATTCCCCATCTATTTCCACTCGAAAGATCTAAACCGCTTGGTAAAGACTGTGAGTTGGCTGATTCATAAATTCTTACAGGATTAAATGATATTGTTTGAATATCTGATTCCAGCTCAATTGGTCCAACGGTAATTCTTTCATCAGCAATAATATTTACTGAGAAAGTAGTGTCCACGTATTCAATTCTTTTTAAAGTGATATCATGAACTCCTTCTTCAATATCGAAAACGGTGTCATTTGTTGTTTGCATAGTATTCATTCCGTCTATCCATATTTGGGCACCATCTGGGAATGAGGTTATTAAAAGATTCCCTTCTGGTAATCGTGGTGAAGCAGGCTCATCCGAACATGAGTTAATTAGTAAAATAACCAATAGAGCTTGCATCAGATAGAACATATTTTTCATTGTGCTCTCCTTATTTTTGTTAAAACAAAAGCAAATTTTGAGCCATTTCAATTCTTGATAAATTAATTATAATATTTATTTGTACTCCTACGAAATTGATTATTCAGCAAAATTTATATTAAAATTTGATGAAAATTTCAGAGGAGCGTATTGTAATGTATTTATATGTTGTTGAAAGTGGGATTTCTAAATGGCTTCTGTTACTCAAAAGTAGTTAATTTTACAATCGATAAATCTGGTCTAAATGCCTTAAAATTTCTATAATGATTAACTCACTTTGAATGTTTAAGAATGTATATCATACAAATGGAAGCTATTTAACTTGTTATATTATAATAGCAGAAAAAATGACGCGGGTAATATAATTGACTATGCAATTTATATACTGCGTAAATTGTTGAATTCCTGTTAAACTTTGTTTTTTAATACATATTAAATAATTTTGAACAGCAATTAAGTGAACCGTTAACTGAACATAATTGTTCAGAAACATCCAATCATCTGGTTCATTAAAAATTACTAATCTCTGCCGCGAAGCTACCGGTCAAAAATTATTATTTAATAACACACAACTGAGGAGTTGCTATGCACAAAAAATTTTTGTATGCAGGGGTTGCAGTACTATTATTTTCTTTCCTGACTTTTACAGGATGTAAACAGGATGATATGCCAAAAGCCAAAACACACGAAGAGATGGTGGCTTTAGGTAAATATATCGTTACTACAGGGGGATGTGAAGATTGTCACTCACCCAAAATTTATACTGAGAAAGGACCGGAGTTCGATACAACAAGAAGTCTTTCTGGTTTTCCAGCCAATGAGACATTGCCAGATATAGATTTGAATATGGTTACACCCGGCAAATGGGTAATGACTGAAAAGAATTTCAGTGCCTGGGTGGGTCCGTGGGGAATTTCTTATGCATCAAACATTACTCCGGATAAAGCAACGGGCATTGGAACATTGACAGAAGAAATGTTTATCAAATCTTTTAGAGAAGGTAAATATATGGGTGTTGGCAGACCACTTCTTCCTCCAATGCCATGGCAAGTTATTGGTAAAAAGACGGATGAAGATCTTAAAGCAATTTATGCATACCTGATGTCCATAAAACCGATACATAATATGGTACCACAACCAACGCCTCCTGATAAAATAATGGAGATGCAAACCAAAAAATAATGTGTAATTAAATCTGAATTAACAAAAAGCACTCTTATAATTTATCGATAGGGGTGCTTTTTATTTTTAACTATACGTGCGAGAAAAGAATAAGCATTACAATAGAAATTATCACACCAAATAAAGCTTGAATTATCACTTGTGTTTTTGTGAGTATCTTTTTTATAAAACCGAAAGGTGTCCATCTTAACCAATGCCAATGTTCTGGCACAGGTTTTTGCAAGAATAAATAGTAGAGAATATCCTGCACACCAAAAATTTTTAACGTTATTCCGGAAAGAGCAGGTATCCATCCAAAAATTAATCCCGCAGCAATGAATAATAGTAAATCAAACATTATTTGATTTATACGATATGCTTTAATAATTTCCTTTTCGGGCATTGTTGTGGTTCTGCGAATCAGAGTGAAATGATATCCGAAAATGTCAAAAAGATTACTTAGAAGTATAAATAATACAGGAACTGCAAAAATTGTATAAAGTGAAAGCAAAGTGAAAAGTAAAACGAGCAGAAAATTTAATCCTGTTAATTTGTAGAAGAATATGTTTTTAAGAGTTTCCAGTTTTACGGATAATATTTAATAAAGATATAACCGATTATAACAAATATTTATCAGATTGCAGTTACTATATGTATTTTTGGAATAGATAAAAACAAATTTCAGAGAAAATAATATGAAAGTAGTCATAACACTTATAATCTTTGCAGCATCACTGTTTGCACAGGTAACGGCAGAAGATGTTCAGTCATTTACATTAAGAAACGGAATGGAAATTTTTGTGCTTGAGAACAGTTCCATCCCGAATGCAAATATGTATTTGTTTTATAAAGTAGGATCAAGAAATGAGCATACCGGAATAACCGGCATATCACATTTTTTCGAACATATGATGTTCAATGGTGCAAAAAAATTCGGTCCAAAAGAGTTTGACAGAACAATGGAAGCGAGTGGCGGTGCTAATAATGCGTATACAACTGAAAACATAACAGCATACACTGATTGGTTTCCGAGTTCAGCACTGGAAATTATTTTTGAACTTGAATCTGATAGAATTGCTCATCTGAATTTTGACAGTTCAATGATTGAAAGCGAACGTGGAGTTATTCTTTCTGAAAGATCAACAGGACTTGAGAATAATCCGATGGAAGAGCTCTGGCAGGAAGTTCAGGCAACAGCTTTTATCGCTCATCCATATATGTGGCCAGTTATCGGATGGGAATCAGATATAAAAAACTGGACGAAGCAAGATCTTGAAAATTATTTTCACACATATTATGCGCCAAATAACTGTGTTGTTGTTATTTCAGGCGATGTAAAATTTGATGACGTTAAAATGTTCGCTGAAAAATATTTTGGATCGATTCCATCAGGACCAGAACCAAGAAAAGTTCACACAATTGAACCACCACAAACTGGTGAGAGAAGAGTATTTGTTCAGAGAGAAGTTCCCACGCCATACTTGATGATAACTTATCACGTTCCTCAATCAGGAAGCGAAGATTATTATGCACTTGATCTGTTAAATTCAATTTTATCACAGGGAAGATCATCAAGACTTTACAGTTCTCTTGTTGAAGATAGTCAGCTTGCGCTTGAAGCAGATTCATATTATGGTGAAGCTTTCGATCCAACACTATTTTATTTACTTGGAGTTTGCAATGATGGAATTAAAGCTTCTGAACTTGAGAAAGCTATGCTGGATGAAATTCAAAAAATAATCGATGAAGGCATTAATGAGAACGAATTACAAAAAGTTAAAAATCAGAAGTTGATGGAATTTTATAAAACGCTGGAAACGATCAATGGCATGTCAAATACAATCGGCACGTATGAATTATTCTTCGGAGATTATAAAAAACTCTTTTCAGCGCCCGATGATTACAAAAAAGTTACTGCTGATGATATTAAAAGAGTTGCTGCAAAATATTTCACCAAAGAAAACCGGACGGTTGGAATACTTAATACGGAGGAAGAATGAAAATGAAATCAATGCAAAATAAAAATGGAAACTTGAATGATTGTATGAGTGTATGGACATACAACTACATACAACCATTCATCCATACAATCATTGTCATAATAATTTTAAGCACAACTGCTTTCCCACAGTTTAAGTTACCTGAATATGAAACGATTACTTTAGATAACGGAATTACAGTTTATTTAATGGAGAAAAAGGATGTTCCGTTAATTTCATTCTCTGCTGTTTTTGATGGAGGCGCAGTTAAAGATGCATCGGTCCCAGGCATTGCATCATTCACAGCAGAAGCAATTCGATTTGGAACAACAAACTTTACGAAATCCCAGATCGATTCCATCTTCAACTTTTATGGCAGCAATATCAGTACGTACGCAACTGCAGATTATTCAGGCTTGTACACTCAGTTTATGAAAGAAAGTACGGAGACACTTCTATCCGTAGTTAAAGAAATTATACTCACACCAACATTTCCTGAAGCTGAAATTGAAAAACGAAAACAGAGATGGATTGCTGAATTAGAACAGGCTAAAGAAAGTCCACGTTCGGTTATTGGAAGTTATTTTAACAAATTTCTATTTGGTGATTCACCTTATGGAAATCCGGTTGATGGCACCAAGTCAGGCATAACCACTATTAATATTGAAAAGATAAAAGATTTTTATTCAACTAATTACAGACCTGAAAGTTCAGCGATTGCAGTTGTCGGAGATTTTAATTCATCCGAAATGAAAAAAATAATTGAAAAATATTTTGGCGGTTGGAAAAATAACTCGCCCAAAATGCTGAGTGATATCAGAATGTGGAATAAAACATTTGACAGTCCGGCAGTTTATCTGATCAATAAAGAAAATGCAACCGAAACAACTTTTATGATTGGCGGTTATGGAATCTCAATGAGCAATCCTGATCAAACTCAATTGGGAGTAATAAACACAATACTTGGTGGAAGATTTACTTCCTGGCTAAATGATGAGCTGAGAGTTAATTCAGGATTAACTTATGGTGCACGAAGTCGCTTTGCACAATACAAAAGCTCCGGAACATTTTATATCAGCACGTTCACAGCTAATAAAA is from Ignavibacteriota bacterium and encodes:
- a CDS encoding EamA family transporter, whose protein sequence is MTKPHYHLSAILLALLVTFLWSTSFVIIKIGLVEIPPLTFAGLRYTIAFICLLPFAFTKTNSSIIKKLNKKDWWKLILLGFLFYAFTQGTQFIGLSLLPAVTVSLWLNFTPLIVAFMAILFLNEFPTKLQWIGVLIFIIGIFTYFFPVELNQNQTTGLIVMTIGVFANAASAVLGRNINRENKLNPLVVTVVSMGIGSIILLITGLTIQGIPSISFQNLLFLLWLAIVNTALAFTIWNFTLRTLSAMESSIINGTMLIQIAVLAWLFLDEFISLKEGIGMLMAAAGVLLVQLRIRNKKPPSV
- a CDS encoding PEGA domain-containing protein, coding for MKNMFYLMQALLVILLINSCSDEPASPRLPEGNLLITSFPDGAQIWIDGMNTMQTTNDTVFDIEEGVHDITLKRIEYVDTTFSVNIIADERITVGPIELESDIQTISFNPVRIYESANSQSLPSGLDLSSGNRWGISSDSSNLVDIYYYSDATGSSHLIRSSHFAGLIKETDFLVGPGTNLLDGSDSPLRNTETWANNVDKSEDNYVFLYDDDDHYSKFLIVNRGGGSGPGDPAYVDVQWYYNKEVQDNRFK
- a CDS encoding diheme cytochrome c-553, encoding MHKKFLYAGVAVLLFSFLTFTGCKQDDMPKAKTHEEMVALGKYIVTTGGCEDCHSPKIYTEKGPEFDTTRSLSGFPANETLPDIDLNMVTPGKWVMTEKNFSAWVGPWGISYASNITPDKATGIGTLTEEMFIKSFREGKYMGVGRPLLPPMPWQVIGKKTDEDLKAIYAYLMSIKPIHNMVPQPTPPDKIMEMQTKK
- a CDS encoding insulinase family protein gives rise to the protein MKVVITLIIFAASLFAQVTAEDVQSFTLRNGMEIFVLENSSIPNANMYLFYKVGSRNEHTGITGISHFFEHMMFNGAKKFGPKEFDRTMEASGGANNAYTTENITAYTDWFPSSALEIIFELESDRIAHLNFDSSMIESERGVILSERSTGLENNPMEELWQEVQATAFIAHPYMWPVIGWESDIKNWTKQDLENYFHTYYAPNNCVVVISGDVKFDDVKMFAEKYFGSIPSGPEPRKVHTIEPPQTGERRVFVQREVPTPYLMITYHVPQSGSEDYYALDLLNSILSQGRSSRLYSSLVEDSQLALEADSYYGEAFDPTLFYLLGVCNDGIKASELEKAMLDEIQKIIDEGINENELQKVKNQKLMEFYKTLETINGMSNTIGTYELFFGDYKKLFSAPDDYKKVTADDIKRVAAKYFTKENRTVGILNTEEE
- a CDS encoding insulinase family protein, which produces MSVWTYNYIQPFIHTIIVIIILSTTAFPQFKLPEYETITLDNGITVYLMEKKDVPLISFSAVFDGGAVKDASVPGIASFTAEAIRFGTTNFTKSQIDSIFNFYGSNISTYATADYSGLYTQFMKESTETLLSVVKEIILTPTFPEAEIEKRKQRWIAELEQAKESPRSVIGSYFNKFLFGDSPYGNPVDGTKSGITTINIEKIKDFYSTNYRPESSAIAVVGDFNSSEMKKIIEKYFGGWKNNSPKMLSDIRMWNKTFDSPAVYLINKENATETTFMIGGYGISMSNPDQTQLGVINTILGGRFTSWLNDELRVNSGLTYGARSRFAQYKSSGTFYISTFTANKNTEAAIDLALKTYQRLFENKIDERTLASAKNYVKGQFPPDYETIGSLAGFLTQKYVYGLDDSIINNFENEVNELTIDKANELIKKYFPKDNLQFVLIGKASEIKDTVSRYGKVTERNIEEDGY